In Melanotaenia boesemani isolate fMelBoe1 chromosome 16, fMelBoe1.pri, whole genome shotgun sequence, the following proteins share a genomic window:
- the LOC121656099 gene encoding dorsal root ganglia homeobox protein-like, producing MWKDSSNDDVRSVASSGGSSRSASRRKRTCFSKEHVELLRATFETDPYPGISLRESLSQTTGLPESRIQVWFQNRRARTLKCRGAKKALWQSDSPGHEVFSPPHLAANRGPLAVPLQPQRPPPAYPTQVKKEMEEGSYYEQCPPPYATSEESGQYSSMYGLQQGRQLGDTTSPPLKCYWPQPGSQTSPVPSLWCRSPLERQGYSSSSNQAAFMYPGSAEQQMFVTPSASQSSTPDTTDSGYWDVSLENSPPLEGQYVQMEDSWSWAATEDNRESGQPALIQHTPLPVLSLQEILGELNEDWLGGETVDSCTDGGVNHPLLKTL from the exons ATGTGGAAGGATTCCAGCAATG ATGATGTCAGATCTGTGGCTTCCAGTGGCGGCTCCTCTCGCAGCGCCAGCCGCAGGAAGAGGACCTGTTTCTCTAAAGAACACGTGGAGCTCCTGCGAGCCACCTTCGAGACAGACCCGTACCCGGGCATCAGCCTCAGAGAGAGCCTGTCCCAGACCACAGGTCTACCTGAGTCACGCATCCAG GTGTGGTTTCAAAACCGAAGAGCTCGTACCCTAAAGTGCAGAGGAGCCAAAAAAGCTCTGTGGCAGTCTGACAGTCCGGGCCATGAAGTTTTTTCTCCACCTCATCTTGCTGCCAACAGGGGGCCACTGGCTGTCCCTCTGCAGCCTCAACGGCCTCCACCAGCCTACCCAACTCAGGTGaagaaggagatggaggagggcaGCTACTATGAGCAGTGTCCTCCTCCTTACGCCACCTCTGAGGAGAGTGGACAGTACAGTTCCATGTATGGACTCCAACAAGGAAGACAGCTTGGCGACACCACCAGTCCACCATTGAAGTGTTACTGGCCTCAGCCAGGCAGCCAGACCTCTCCTGTACCATCTTTGTGGTGCAGATCTCCTCTTGAGAGACAAGGCTACAGCTCAAGCTCCAACCAGGCAGCCTTCATGTATCCAGGTTCTGCAGAGCAGCAGATGTTCGTGACCCCATCCGCCTCCCAGTCCTCCACTCCGGACACGACTGATTCTGGATACTGGGACGTCAGCCTGGAGAACAGCCCACCTCTGGAAGGTCAGTATGTACAGATGGAGGATTCGTGGAGTTGGGCTGCGACGGAGGACAACAGAGAGTCGGGACAACCGGCGTTGATCCAGCACACCCCCCTGCCCGTCCTGTCCCTGCAGGAGATTCTGGGGGAGTTGAATGAGGACTGGCTGGGAGGAGAAACCGTGGACAGCTGCACAGATGGAGGAGTAAACCATCCTCTGCTAAAGACTCTGTGA
- the tmem254 gene encoding transmembrane protein 254: MAKSDGSDYFKRTSLFWIVSVTLAVGYFTCTVFAPEKIPFEYLGVFGSFCRYLVDNYADLMYKGWWAATAIHVFEACVALSVCSNKGISSTTTRCMWFFQTLLFGFASLGLLLKYNPKRPKQH; the protein is encoded by the exons ATGGCTAAAAGTGACGGAAGCGATTACTTTAAAAGGACTAGCCTCTTCTGGATTGTCTCCGTTACATTGGCAGTTGGATATTTCACT TGCACTGTGTTTGCTCCAGAAAAAATACCATTTGAGTACCTCGGCGTATTTGGCAGCTTCTGCAGATACCTTGTGGACAACTATGCAGACTTGATGTACAAAGG gtGGTGGGCAGCCACAGCTATTCATGTATTTGAAGCCTGTGTTGCACTCAGTGTGTGCAG caacAAAGGCATCAGCAGCACGACCACCCGCTGCATGTGGTTTTTCCAGACCCTTCTGTTTGGCTTCGCCTCCCTCGGCCTGCTCCTCAAATACAACCCCAAGCGTCCTAAACAGCACTGA
- the LOC121655280 gene encoding L-threo-3-hydroxyaspartate ammonia-lyase — translation MDPPKTRRLSEFRMVPRPPAQYLRFEDISAAAFRIQSGIQKTPCTYSRLSKQYGMDIYLKKEHLHYTGSVKERGVLYLLTSLTQEQQRKGVIVATDCNFSMAMAHHAVELKIPVFVIMPSSCSSPRLRIYRDYGAMVISYGSTTHDSQNHARHLAKENGYLYLEEDENAVYLAGLGTVGMEIFEQVSKVDAVIVPAAGQYGLLGGTAAAIKHLNPQILVIGIEPEGFPLLRQSLKTDSPIKDLHSNPNKKLYGDLMERSLGANTFQLAKKLVDKVISVREEDSLVAMLRFQEFERSTVDTEGAMGLAAILAGQLQELRGKRVVVVVSSANMEPELVRQCVDRALVLDDRVSKFSVELGEWPGDMAKLLDVLSREDVRLLDVCHRRHSDKSDLFKAKVECVVETRDKTQSAQLRKTLNERYPSISWLDR, via the exons ATGGATCCCCCAAAAACCAGAAGACTCAGTGAGTTCAGAATGGTCCCCAGACCTCCAGCTCAGTACCTCCGCTTTGAGGACATCAGTGCTGCAGCCTTCAGGATCCAGTCAGGGATACAGAAGACACCTTGCACG taCTCTAGACTGTCCAAACAGTACGGGATGGATATCTACCTGAAGAAGGAGCACCTGCACTACACGGGCTCGGTGAAGGAGAGAGGAGTGCTGTACCTGCTCACCTCCCTCACACAG gagcagcagaggaaggGTGTGATTGTGGCCACTGACTGTAACTTCTCCATGGCCATGGCTCATCACGCAGTGGAGCTGAAGATTCCTGTATTTGTCATCATGCCATCGTCCTGCTCCTCACCCCGGCTTCGGATCTACAGGGACTACGGTGCCATGGTCATCTCCTACGGCAGCACCACCCACGACTCCCAGAACCACGCCCGCCATCTGGCCAAAGAGAATGGATACCTCTACCTGGAAGA GGATGAAAATGCAGTGTACCTGGCAGGACTGGGCACTGTGGGCATGGAGATCTTTGAGCAGGTGTCCAAAGTGGATGCAGTTATTGTTCCTGCAGCAGGACAGTACGGACTTCTGGGTGGGACTGCTGCAGCCATCAAACACCTCAACCCTCAGATTCTTGTCATA GGTATCGAACCAGAAGGTTTCCCTCTGCTGCGACAGTCTCTGAAAACAGACAGTCCAATCAAAGACTTGCACAGCAACCCTAACAAGAAACTTTATGGAG ATCTTATGGAGCGCTCCCTTGGTGCAAACACCTTCCAGCTGGCAAAGAAGCTGGTAGATAAAGTCATATCTGTCAG AGAGGAAGACTCTCTGGTGGCGATGCTGAGGTTTCAGGAGTTTGAACGCTCCACAGTGGACACAGAAGGAGCCATGGGACTGGCTGCCATCTTGGCTGGGCAACTACAAGAACTGAGAGGAAAAAG GGTTGTTGTTGTGGTGAGCAGTGCCAACATGGAGCCAGAGCTGGTGAGGCAGTGTGTGGACCGGGCTTTGGTACTGGACGATAGGGTCAGTAAGTTCTCGGTGGAGCTGGGAGAGTGGCCAGGAGACATGGCCAAACTACTGGATGTACTTTCCAGGGAGGATGTCAG GTTGTTGGATGTGTGCCATCGCAGACACAGTGACAAGTCAGACCTCTTCAAGGCAAAG GTGGAGTGTGTGGTGGAAACCAGGGATAAGACACAAAGTGCTCAGCTGCGCAAGACACTGAATGAGCGCTACCCTTCAATAAGCTGGCTGGACCGGTGA